One Archocentrus centrarchus isolate MPI-CPG fArcCen1 chromosome 10, fArcCen1, whole genome shotgun sequence genomic region harbors:
- the LOC115786756 gene encoding ras-GEF domain-containing family member 1C-like isoform X1 — protein MPQTACSGTMFTTPSGFSPHLACAEPGEEEAPQEGSGPGPGPGACLADGPPITSASLDTLIQNLVPTADYYPEKAYVFTFLLSARLFIPPPELLARVCELCIKQQQLDQSPLDTAKVRKFGPKILQLLTEWTETFPSDFRDEKMVGHLKDIIHRIAPCDEAYWKTLNQVLQKLSQRLSLMSQGEESIVKVSLNASSISDKLVAFKTKPPPIQKDILSICNDPYTLAQQLTHVELEHLSRIGPEEFVQAFVQKDPLDGTQQPCFSDQKKKTSNLEAYVRWFNRLCYLVATEICMPAKKKQRAQVIEFFIDVARECFNIGNFNSLMAIISGMNMSPVSRLKKTWSKAKTAKFFILEHQMDPTGNFYNYRTALRGAAHRSQTANSNRERIVIPFFSLLIKDIYFLNEGCANRLPNGHVNFEKFVELARQVGEFMTWKQVECPFEEDRAILHYLHTAPIFSEDGLYLASYESESPENQVEKDRWKALRSNVLAKT, from the exons ATGCCCCAGACTGCGTGCTCAGGCACCATGTTTACCACTCCCAGTGGCTTCAGCCCTCATTTGGCCTGTGCTGAGCCTGGGGAGGAGGAGGCCCCACAGGAGGGCTCGGGGCCGGGGCCTGGGCCTGGGGCTTGCCTTGCCGACGGGCCGCcgatcacctctgcctccctgGACACCCTGATCCAGAACCTGGTGCCCACTGCCGATTACTACCCCGAG AAAGCCTATGTGTTTACCTTCTTGCTGAGCGCTCGTCTGTTCATTCCTCCTCCGGAGCTGCTGGCAAGGGTGTGTGAGCTGtgcatcaaacagcagcagctggatcaGAGCCCACTCGATACG GCAAAAGTACGCAAGTTTGGGCCCAAGATCTTGCAGCTGCTGACAGAATGGACAGAGACGTTCCCGTCCGACTTCAGGGATGAAAAGATGGTCGGACACCTCAAAGACATCATTCACAGGATAGCACCATGTGATGAG GCGTACTGGAAAACCCTGAACCAGGTGCTGCAGAAACTTAGCCAGAGGCTGTCCCTGATGAGCCAGGGGGAAGAGAGCATTGTCAAGGTCTCCCTCAACGCCTCCTCCATCTCTGACAAGCTGGTGGCCTTCAAGACCAAGCCTCCGCCCATCCAGAAGGATATACTCTCCATCTGCAATGACCCCTACACACTGGCACAACAGCTCACCCACGTGGAGCTG GAACATCTGAGTCGTATTGGCCCGGAGGAGTTTGTCCAAGCTTTTGTTCAGAAAGACCCCCTCGATGGAACACAG cAGCCGTGCTTCAGTgaccagaagaaaaaaacctcCAACCTGGAAGCCTATGTGAGATGGTTTAACAGACTGTGTTACCTGGTAGCTACAGAGATCTGCATG CCAGCAAAGAAGAAACAGAGGGCCCAGGTGATAGAGTTCTTCATCGATGTGGCCAGGGAGTGTTTCAACATTGGAAACTTCAACTCACTCATGGCAATTATTT ctGGTATGAACATGAGTCCTGTGTCACGGCTGAAGAAGACTTGGAGCAAAGCTAAGACTGCCAAGTTCTTCATTCTTGAG CATCAGATGGATCCCACTGGAAACTTTTACAACTACAGGACTGCCCTGAGGGGGGCCGCCCATCGCTCTCAAACTGCCAACAGTAACAGAGAGAGG ATTGTGATTCCCTTCTTCAGTCTGCTGATAAAAGACATTTACTTCCTGAATGAAGGCTGTGCCAATCGGCTGCCCAATGGCCACGTCAACTTTGAG AAATTTGTCGAGTTGGCGAGGCAAGTTGGCGAGTTCATGACATGGAAACAGGTGGAGTGTCCATTTGAGGAGGATAGGGCCATCCTACACTACCTCCACACTGCTCCCATCTTCAGCGAGGACG GGCTCTATCTTGCATCCTATGAGAGTGAGAGTCCAGAGAATCAGGTAGAGAAGGACAGATGGAAAGCACTCAG GTCCAACGTCCTGGCAAAGACATGA
- the LOC115786756 gene encoding ras-GEF domain-containing family member 1C-like isoform X2, with product MPQTACSGTMFTTPSGFSPHLACAEPGEEEAPQEGSGPGPGPGACLADGPPITSASLDTLIQNLVPTADYYPEKAYVFTFLLSARLFIPPPELLARVCELCIKQQQLDQSPLDTAKVRKFGPKILQLLTEWTETFPSDFRDEKMVGHLKDIIHRIAPCDEAYWKTLNQVLQKLSQRLSLMSQGEESIVKVSLNASSISDKLVAFKTKPPPIQKDILSICNDPYTLAQQLTHVELEHLSRIGPEEFVQAFVQKDPLDGTQPCFSDQKKKTSNLEAYVRWFNRLCYLVATEICMPAKKKQRAQVIEFFIDVARECFNIGNFNSLMAIISGMNMSPVSRLKKTWSKAKTAKFFILEHQMDPTGNFYNYRTALRGAAHRSQTANSNRERIVIPFFSLLIKDIYFLNEGCANRLPNGHVNFEKFVELARQVGEFMTWKQVECPFEEDRAILHYLHTAPIFSEDGLYLASYESESPENQVEKDRWKALRSNVLAKT from the exons ATGCCCCAGACTGCGTGCTCAGGCACCATGTTTACCACTCCCAGTGGCTTCAGCCCTCATTTGGCCTGTGCTGAGCCTGGGGAGGAGGAGGCCCCACAGGAGGGCTCGGGGCCGGGGCCTGGGCCTGGGGCTTGCCTTGCCGACGGGCCGCcgatcacctctgcctccctgGACACCCTGATCCAGAACCTGGTGCCCACTGCCGATTACTACCCCGAG AAAGCCTATGTGTTTACCTTCTTGCTGAGCGCTCGTCTGTTCATTCCTCCTCCGGAGCTGCTGGCAAGGGTGTGTGAGCTGtgcatcaaacagcagcagctggatcaGAGCCCACTCGATACG GCAAAAGTACGCAAGTTTGGGCCCAAGATCTTGCAGCTGCTGACAGAATGGACAGAGACGTTCCCGTCCGACTTCAGGGATGAAAAGATGGTCGGACACCTCAAAGACATCATTCACAGGATAGCACCATGTGATGAG GCGTACTGGAAAACCCTGAACCAGGTGCTGCAGAAACTTAGCCAGAGGCTGTCCCTGATGAGCCAGGGGGAAGAGAGCATTGTCAAGGTCTCCCTCAACGCCTCCTCCATCTCTGACAAGCTGGTGGCCTTCAAGACCAAGCCTCCGCCCATCCAGAAGGATATACTCTCCATCTGCAATGACCCCTACACACTGGCACAACAGCTCACCCACGTGGAGCTG GAACATCTGAGTCGTATTGGCCCGGAGGAGTTTGTCCAAGCTTTTGTTCAGAAAGACCCCCTCGATGGAACACAG CCGTGCTTCAGTgaccagaagaaaaaaacctcCAACCTGGAAGCCTATGTGAGATGGTTTAACAGACTGTGTTACCTGGTAGCTACAGAGATCTGCATG CCAGCAAAGAAGAAACAGAGGGCCCAGGTGATAGAGTTCTTCATCGATGTGGCCAGGGAGTGTTTCAACATTGGAAACTTCAACTCACTCATGGCAATTATTT ctGGTATGAACATGAGTCCTGTGTCACGGCTGAAGAAGACTTGGAGCAAAGCTAAGACTGCCAAGTTCTTCATTCTTGAG CATCAGATGGATCCCACTGGAAACTTTTACAACTACAGGACTGCCCTGAGGGGGGCCGCCCATCGCTCTCAAACTGCCAACAGTAACAGAGAGAGG ATTGTGATTCCCTTCTTCAGTCTGCTGATAAAAGACATTTACTTCCTGAATGAAGGCTGTGCCAATCGGCTGCCCAATGGCCACGTCAACTTTGAG AAATTTGTCGAGTTGGCGAGGCAAGTTGGCGAGTTCATGACATGGAAACAGGTGGAGTGTCCATTTGAGGAGGATAGGGCCATCCTACACTACCTCCACACTGCTCCCATCTTCAGCGAGGACG GGCTCTATCTTGCATCCTATGAGAGTGAGAGTCCAGAGAATCAGGTAGAGAAGGACAGATGGAAAGCACTCAG GTCCAACGTCCTGGCAAAGACATGA